Sequence from the Streptomyces mobaraensis NBRC 13819 = DSM 40847 genome:
CGGGGGCGACGACGACGTCGATCGTCGAGTGGGTCAACGCCAACGTCCGTCAGGCGGCGGGTGCCTGAGCGGACGTTCCCCTTCGGCGGGGCGGGCCGGGTGCGCGTCACCCCGCCAGCTCCGCCCGCATGACGGCGCGCAGCCGGAGCGTTCCGGCCAGCCGCTGGAACGCCTCCGCCCAGTAACCCGCCGCCCCCGGCGGGGCGGCGTCCTCGCGCGGAGCGTCGTCCGCACCGGCCGGCGCGGCCAACACGGCCAGCCGGTCGGCCTGGTCCGGGTCGAGGCAGCGTTCGGCCAGGCCCATGACGCCGCTGAAGCTCCAGGGATAGCCACCCGTGTCCCGGGCGATCTCCAGGGCGTCCACCACGGCCCGCCCGAGCGGCTCGGCCCAGGGCACCGCGCAGACCCCGATCGGCCGGAACGCGTCGGACAGCCCGTGGGCGGCGACGAACCGCGCCACCCAGTCGGCCCGTTCGGCCGCGGGGAGGACGGTGAGCAGCCGGGCCGGATCCCGCCCCGGTGAGCCCTCAGGGGCCGGGGGTGTCGTGGGCGGGCCGAGCAGGGCCCGGGCCCAGGCGGCGTCCCGCTGCCGGACGGCGGCGCGGCACCAGGCCGCGTGCAGGTCCGGCCGCCAGCCGTCGGCGACGGGCAGCGCCACCGCCTCGGCGGCGCCCGGGACCCCCAGCCGGTCCGGCCAGACGGACAGCGGTGTGGCCTCCACGATCCCGCTCAGCCACCACGACCGCGCGCCGCGCCCCGACGGGGGTTTGGCCGAGATGCCGTCCCGCCGCATCCCGTCGTCGCACTCGTGCGGGGCCTCGACCACGACGACGCCCTGGTCGAGCGCGACGCAGGTGCGGGCCCGCGCGGCCATCCGGGCGGTCAGGGCGGAACCGGGCAGAACGGCGAGGAGTTCGGCGGCCAGGGACCGGACGGAGCGGCCCCGGTCGGACAGGGCAGCTTCGAGGAACGGCTCGTCGTCCGGGGAGAGCCCATCGCGCAGCGCGCCGAGGAACGCCTGCCGGTCCTCGGCCCGTTCGGTGGCCCAGGTGCCGGCCAGCAGCTCGCGCCCGGCCGCCGCGTCGTGCCGCCGAACCGCGGTGAGGGCGGCCAGACGTTCGGCGAACAGGCCCTCCCGCCACACGCGTCGCAGCCCGTCGAGGCCGGTGGCGTCCGGTGGGCCGGAGGAGGCCGGGGAGACCGGGGAGGCCGCCCCCGGCCCCGGCGGATGGGAGCGGAGCGCGTACGCCCACTGCGGGTTGAGACCGGCCAGCCACCGCCCGCGGGGTCCGGCGAAGGCCAGCGCCTCGGGACGGAGGTCGGTGCGGGCCCGCGCGGCGTCGAGGAGACCGGGCAGCAGGGCGTCCGGCGGACGGTAGCCGCGTGCGTTGGCGGCGGTCAGCCACTGGGGGAGCAGCTCGACGAGGTCGGGGGCCGCCGTCCGGCGCCGGTCACCGCCGCCGGCCCGCTCGCCGAGGAGCAGCGCCAGCCGTCGCCGGGCGGCCTCGGGCAGCGGCGGGCGGGGATCGGGGGGCGCGGGCTCGGGGCGTCTCCCCGCGGCGACGGGCAGGGCGGCGGCGCGACGCCGCACGGTGTGCAGGGCGGCGGCGTCCAGCAGGGCGAGGGCGGGGTCCTGCCCGGGGCGTGGCGCGGTCGGCGCGCCGCGTCGGCCGGTGCCGATCAGGGCGGCGGTGACGAGGTCGTCCCAGGGGACGTCCAGGGGCGGGGCCGTGTGGCCGGGTGCGTTCATGGGTGGCCTTTCGAGGGTGGCGTCGCAGGAGTGAGGGGGATGCGCGTGGTCAGCGCCGGAGGGGCGTCAACTCCGGTGCCCAGACGGCCAGGGGCGTGAACCCGCGATGGCCGTACTCGCCGAAGACCCGTACCGGCCCGCCCGCGGACACCGCCACCAGCCGCCACCAGCCCGATTCGCCGGTACGGCTCGTGTCGACCGCCAGTGCCGCACCGCCGTCCGCGTCGGCCAGCCGGCGGCCGGGGCGGGCATCGGGGCCGGGTATGGGGACCACCCCGTCGAGGACCACCGGCCACGCGTCGAGCCACGGATCGTCGCGCAACGCCGTCCCGTAGGCGGCGAGGGCGGCCTCGACGCCCACGCCGGGCGGCGGCCCGGCGGCGGGCTCCGGTTCGCCGTGGCGCGCTCCGAGGACGGCGCGCAGCGGCACGGCGGCGGGGTGGAAGACCAGGTCGGCGTCGAAGGAGCAGCCGACCGGGAGCGAGAGTTCGGGTGCCCGGCCGGCCGCTCCGTAGGACAGCAGCAGCGCCGCGCGCCCGGTGCGTCTCCCGAAGAGGCGGATGCG
This genomic interval carries:
- a CDS encoding DUF5691 domain-containing protein, with amino-acid sequence MNAPGHTAPPLDVPWDDLVTAALIGTGRRGAPTAPRPGQDPALALLDAAALHTVRRRAAALPVAAGRRPEPAPPDPRPPLPEAARRRLALLLGERAGGGDRRRTAAPDLVELLPQWLTAANARGYRPPDALLPGLLDAARARTDLRPEALAFAGPRGRWLAGLNPQWAYALRSHPPGPGAASPVSPASSGPPDATGLDGLRRVWREGLFAERLAALTAVRRHDAAAGRELLAGTWATERAEDRQAFLGALRDGLSPDDEPFLEAALSDRGRSVRSLAAELLAVLPGSALTARMAARARTCVALDQGVVVVEAPHECDDGMRRDGISAKPPSGRGARSWWLSGIVEATPLSVWPDRLGVPGAAEAVALPVADGWRPDLHAAWCRAAVRQRDAAWARALLGPPTTPPAPEGSPGRDPARLLTVLPAAERADWVARFVAAHGLSDAFRPIGVCAVPWAEPLGRAVVDALEIARDTGGYPWSFSGVMGLAERCLDPDQADRLAVLAAPAGADDAPREDAAPPGAAGYWAEAFQRLAGTLRLRAVMRAELAG